In Scophthalmus maximus strain ysfricsl-2021 chromosome 5, ASM2237912v1, whole genome shotgun sequence, the sequence gctcataattagcgtcaattcatgggacttaattacagcttgagcgatcctgtctgctcgatgtgcgtatatgaaatgggctcccttcctggggctcctccttttatactctctgagaagctcctcctcttaactctgtttagttttttgtaaagcctgttaaccccataatccccaatacccaatggatcagcccaaacttagggtcaagatcagggtagggaatgtggttagggttagggcccaaaattaGGGTTAGGTCTGTCGATTGGGGACTGGAGTGACGGGggttctgggtggaggacctggccgggttaggtgaGGGGAACtgagacggaaatggcactctccagccacccagtcccatcacttaggtcccaggacggagcaaagtgtgtTCAAATTGAGGTAGGTATAAAtaagtaggcaaaactgtgccttacgaaataaaaattggtgtccggcttttctggcaacgtttcgacctatcttggtcttcatcaggccagcgggacacatacagctcataattAGGGTTAGGAcgagggtaagggttaggggttaggggttaggtaAGTAGAACTgagcccgtctcccggaggagacggaaaaggcactctccacccacccagtcccatcacctcggtcccaggacggagcaaagtgcgttgaaattgaggtaagtataaaggtataaatgtaccatatgaaaaataagcaagactgtgccttacgaaaaatcgTCTCTGCGAATGAAAAGATCTTTTTCTaaagatggtgtccggctctctttggcaacgtttcgacctacttggtcttcatcaggccagtgGGACACATAAAAGTCATATAATTAGAGTAAATTCATAGGATTTaggtacagcttgagcgatcctgtcagctcgatgtgcgtgtgtgaaatgggctcccttactggggctcctccttttatactctcaattAAGCTTAGGACGAGGGTAATGGCCTGGTCCTCCCCATGGAGGCCCAGGAAATGCACGGTCCTTCCCCcggtccctcttcctccccggtcCCCAGAAGAGCCGTCCCGGTTTTGCGGTTGGGGTCGCCGGTGAAGGGTTTGGTCACGGAAGCGACCCCGTCTTCCGTAACGGACCTGCTGCCATTCCCCCTCGTTGGCAGTGAAAAACatagcaataataaaaaaatagtttttttctttttttcgtatcttttatttttcaatgtttttatctttttaataataaaatcaaagagACCTTAAcaaataaggttttaataaataaaaggaaacttAACCCCTTAACCCTCCCGCTTGCCAAGCgtgtaattttcagaggccctctgggtctctcggacccccggacaccccccggagcctccgggcttctctgaccccaaccccagGGTCGGACAAACTGCaccggagcctcggggtcggggcttctctgaccccacgagtcggacaaactcCCCCAAAGCCTCTgggtcgggtcggggcttctctgaccccaaccccccccccccccccacccccccccaagagagagagagagagagagagagagagagacacacacacacacacacacagagaaagaaagaaagaaaggaacagCGGCGACCCCTGGACACGGGTGATAGAGGGTGccccaactccaaaaaaaattcacaaaagggaCACAGGCAGGCGCTCTCGCGATCAAGGCCTTCGCCTGATCTCTGCCTTGGGCCGATGCGTGCAGCCCGGTGGcgatttaaaaacacccccccTGGTGGACCGAGTATGCAAAAGGATAGCACAAGGGttatgcatgcatgcaaaccTGCATAATCACAaatattgtccttttttaaactATTAACTTGAAGTCCTCAGATAATCTCAATAATACTTATGGAGTTTAGcaaactgaaaaatgtcatATCTGGGATCTCCCTGaagagcgcacgcacacacacaggagtagGCTCCTGTGTGGATTGGTTCATCTACCAGTTTTTACTGCCCTCCTCCCATTTTCTTAACTTTATTAAGGTTTAACCCCACATCTCCCTATTGTTTTTGTGTACACAATAGCAATAAAATTGACCATAAAATAGGTTGCTTTCATCCGCTTGAATCATTTCAAAGTCAGTTGTCAGAGCCCTAGCTCTAACCAAGTGgcccaccatgacgtcacccatttgTTTGCGAGCTGTtgctttgaagcctcgagtgtagtattttgaccagtgccatgttgattttgaaaccagaagtaaccattaTTCAGGCCATTTCCTTTAAGGTATTAACGTTTAAACATTGCTCCCATTGACTTTCCATTCTACAttttagtgcaaaaaaaataataatcacagaaATATGCTAGCGCTAACAAAAGTAATAGCCATCATGCCTGACATTTAATGTGGAAATGGTGAGTGTAGCTCAgagaatgtggaaaaaaagttatcttaGAATAGGAATAAGATTTGGATAACACAAAGTGTGAATACCTCAACAGGCTCTGTTAAAAAGGCTCAAAagctccaataaaaaaaaaaaaaccagaatggaaaaacagaaaaacaaaatttgagTCTATAAAATTCATATACAGGGGCACTCCCTTGCAGCTGTGAAAACATTTAGTCATAACCCATTCAGTAAACTTGTTCTAATGTTTGGAAGTTTGAACTGAAGGATTCACTGCTGTGACATCAGTTCTGTATAGATTCATAGTGAAAAATCCTTCCTAGTGTCAATAAAGTTTGCTAAACTAGTTTTAATGTCATTCTGTGTTTGACATTCTGTATAACGGTTTGGGTCAATGTTTTTGGATTAAAGGAGCTCAAGTGCAGCAGACGGTAAAGTGAGCCCAAAGCACACGTGTCTGGGATTTCTAAAGTAATTGTCGTTGTGCGGCCACTATTTTATCATACATGAACAAAATAGTGTTgaggcaaaagaaaacaggagctCAGTAATAGTGTGCAACAGTgagtgaccgcccactttttcCAAGGCTCCGGTTCCAGAAGTGCACCAGAGTTACATCTCGGAGCTCTGTGTCCGGGGTTGGTGTTGAAGTTGGAACCTGAGACTCGAAGGTCTATGATTTcgagttctgaggtataatggaacgacaaAGCCCAAAGCCCGAGCTCCGAGTACACTGGAACAAAGCATAACTAGCCGACATAAAGTTCGCGGGTGAAGTAagcgtttccatggtaacagcgaTCTCCTCCAGAGACGttgatgttacactttaggattgtgggtaatgtagtatttctcaatgacattgcgaataaaacatttttctcttaaaACAATGTTGATTTCATACAGACGACATCATGGCTAATAACGGAAATCCAGACAACAACGCCCAGAGATTCACTTATCAAGCTTTCTCTAAAGAAGACTCGTAATCCTTTGCAGTCATGTGCCACAGAGGAACAATGCTCGGTGTTTCCTCTTATCAACATGGCTGGAGGATGACAGATGTGGATTTAACTGAAtgattcctcctctcctgctacAGAATGTAACATTCCTTGATGTAGGCTGTGGGCCCTCCTTGACACATGGTTAGGGGAACTGTGAACTCTGAGTCGCCCCATATCAACCCAGTCTCTCTGCTCTGGGTCCTCTGAGAAACTAATGATGAAATGAGAGAGTGTCAGAATTATTGAATACAGTATATAAGACGAGATCTGACATCAGCTCAGTACATTAGAGTACTGGAGCCCCAGAAAATGAATTTATGTGCCAACCTCAATCTCTGGTGTTGGCTGATGTACTGGATCGTGGCTGAGCTCAAACTTCATGTCCTTTCCAGTGGGGataacacttttaaaaaaaatatatattttaattttataatgTAAATCTACTGTAGTAGATGATCATAATATGCCCCCTTTACACAATTGATTTAgccactccatcaattatttctAACAAACAATTGATCAAATGACACATGACAAACTTTGCAGTTCCTCTTTGCTTCTTAGCCTCTTTTATCCAATTGCTTTGGTTCACTGGACCACTCAGCTCTCATgtttcaacagcagcagctgttctAAGTAAGAATAACATGCTAGTAAAACCACTTCCTTTCCACTACCTGCTGATcagcaaacagcagacagactgtGAGAGAACAGCTGATGAACATAATTTAGCATATAGAAGTTAAAACAACAGATATTTACATATATGTACACTGTGGATCAATCACAGGCGTTCTGTATTGTTCTGTGAAATCTCAATagaaatttattaaaaaaaaatatatttttgagttggtggaaacaaaaaaaacaaatattaatcaACTGGATGCAAACATATTCAACATAATATCTTTCTAAGCTGATTAGGTATAGTGTTGTATTAACAGTTTTACAGTGTGTTCCAAAAAAAGAGCCAGTATGTGGAGTGGAGATGATTTAGTTTAACTTTACTCAAAGTAAGAATGCTAATAATACTGTAAGGGACAGTCAATGACagtggaggagtggaggtgaaggagatttttttctcaGGAGTCCTCCTTCTCTTGATACCTGTAACAgcaaaaattaagaaaaaaatgacaagacagaaaaaagatcCACAACACATTATTTTCCTCGGGCCTATACCAGGCAAAAATCTTTCAActgtccaactactgaccaatcagatcactggaaaaccagagtcatcattctacaggtCCCTGACAGGGCCAAAAGAGTAAAGTCACAAATAATAGCGCAACAGATATTTTTTATAGATGGatggaaatgttttaaaacacaacaatttttaaaacaacagttgGAGACTGTGACAATAAATGGAACTTGACTGATAAACTCTGATGTGTTTTATTAGAATGCAGCCTGTACTTGTCTGTGGTTAAACGCTTTATGGATATTTTGACAGTCCACTGGGCCAACGAAGCTGGGTTTCTCCTGGAGCTGCCGTCAGTGTCAGAGTTCGACTAAAAATTTCCCTTGGTCGCCCTAACATTAGGGAAACCCAGTATTAAACGGGCCCCAGGGCTATATTTCTGGatcgaaatgttaaaaaagcacaatgggcctcatgcaagacCCGTTCATATGTACGaatttgttcttaaatcgtggtacgagtgatttaggagaacatCAAGCATTCACAAATTTGGGGGTATTTTACGATTGctttcaaatacacacagaattGACGAGTGGTCGAGACCTGGCGTAGGAGTCACCTAAATTGCTCTGCTGTTAAAGGTGCTGTcagtaggatttgcaaaaatatatttttttcatatttgttgaaactgtcactatatgctggtagtaatatgtgagacgggtcattcagctccccctactgcctttaatgacATTTGCGagaatccaccgcgcccgagcaaaaatctccaatcacagacaggggcgtctctccgctctatcaatcatccgggtacgagcGGCGCAGCGttgcagaacctgtgcacacactcactcactcggtcacgaccaagctcacgtcttcgcAACGAGGACTTCacagcagaagcagagttagtttgaaaacaccgtggtAGAGAAACGCCAAGCAAACTTTTTTCACACCATCTACCTAAAATTCAATCAAATAAGCTCTTGACATTTCTAGTCAACctgcagacgagacaggagcaTCATAAGGTCATGAGCTGTTTTCACACGCCAGAGAAGAAACgataaataattataacatgCTGGATATTGTATATTATTGCAATAAACGAAGGTGAACTGATCCAGCACCGGATAAAACATGTGCAACATATCCGGTTATGGCCCATAaattttttcttcacattagCTACACAAATGTGTCGTACATAAATCGCAATTTTATGGGGAAACAATCAgatgtaaatatttgtgtgtcctATCTGAGGACATTCAGCTCCAATTAGGGAACACGTGGATATGAGTTTTATAAATGTGTGATGTGCGGTATGAGATTTATAGGCCAAAAtgcgttttgtttttattgtagcGCCTCCTAATGGCAGATCTTTTGCAACTTTGGTCCAGAgcttcacagtcacacagaaaacaagaatGGCAAGTTTCGCATTGAAAGCGTTTACTTTAGCCTAGATATGCTAACGTTCATGTTTAGGCACTAGCTACAAAAAGCTTGTTTGTTCGAAATGTGCGCATTTTTTAACCAAGCAtaatagaaacatttttgtcAGGACCATCTGAAAAAGGGATATACCTAGTTTCAGACCGATCGGGCAAAGATCCTAGGAGGAGTTCAAAGAAGTAGGTTTTGCACATGCcgcaattattattatttctttgcaGAAATGGGCGTGGCCTATGTAATTTGATTCAGCTACATTAAAGGAACACGGGGATGtaggtttttaaatgtgctataTGTAATGTGGGAGCTATAGTCCAAAATGCGTCTACCTTGATTACaccgccctctagtggccaaaCTTCGAACAAATTTGTTGCGCAAGTTGGTGTTTTGGCAGCTAACTACACAAATTTGTTTGTACgtaatttctgcatttttcaatGAAGAAAAATTCTTTTGATAACTTTTGTCAGCTCCGTCTGGATATGCTAAGTGCCAAGTTTTGTGCCGATCGGACGCGTGGatataaagttaataaatgtgCAATGTGCGATATGGGAGTTATAGGGCAAAATGCTTTTTTGATGCCCCCAGTGGTAGAAGTGTGTCAATTTTTGTGCCTGAGGTGAGTGCAGGGTTCTGCACCAGTCCTGAAGATGTCACCACTGCAAAATGCACGGTTTAGGCTGTGGCGGGACTCGTTTTGGAGTCCCGCAAGTTTTGGAGTATGTTTAGCGCCTCCGATTAGTGGTCGAAGTGCatgaacaacaataataatatttacgAATTCAATAGGGCCCTCGCCAGCCTTACAGGCTATGGCTCGGGCTCTAATAATAATCAACGCAATTTAAATAGGGCTCTCGCCGGCCTTTCAGGCtatggctcgggccctaatgaaTGGAGCAAATAGAAGGGatccttcgccagcctcctgctggtcggcgattgggccctaataataataatccttacaaatacaagagggccttcaccagcctcctgctggtcggcctCGGGCCCTAGTAATCCttacaaatacaagagggccttcgccagcctcctgcaggtcggcgctcgggccctatCAATAAACAGagcaaatacaagagggccttcgcaaGCCTCTTGCTGGTCAGCGttcgggccctaataataataatccttgcaaaaacaagagggccttcgccagcctaCTGCTGGTCGGCGTTCGGGCCCTAATAAGAAACGGAGCAAATACAAGACGGCCTTCGCCAACCACATGCTGGTCGGCACTTAGGCCACTGGCGTAGGCAGAAATCACTGTGTGGGTgggtacagaaaaaaatagctGGGCCTAGCACATCGACCAATCATATATTTATAGGTTCTCAATATAGCCAATGTTAACCAAAACAGACAACTACCACTGTAATTGAATGAAAGCACAGTTTAATCATAACTTATTTTAGCCTACTTTAAATGATTACAAAAGGAGACGACCGCGCTTGGTGTTGAACACTGCAATGATTTCATTGTAGTTCAATAATTCAGACAGTTCTCTTTCAAAGGACAAAGAGTTCATTCTGTAAGCCATTCATTGATGCCCTGCAACAGTTTTTATCTGACTGAGAGCTGAATAGATTCTCTCAATAGTACAGTTTGTTATGGGCAAAAAAAGAATCGCGAGCACTCTGTGCCCCCGGCCGGTTTATGCCTAAATCCGCCACTGGGATACATATTCGACGGATATTCACTCTGACGTCTTACCCAGTGTTGGGAAtatccaacttaaaactaacttcaccgcggCCCTGTAAGACGTACACAAGTGACGGGAATAGAAGAGAAATGGAACATCTGCTGTGACTTTTATCTTCAGCTGCTggattcatcatcatttttgttcTATTCTTGTGTTCCTTTCTCGTATTCCTGTGTGCTGCTTCTCATTGTAACTGTCACATAAGCTACTGAATACTTATTTTTCCCTCTAGATCAATAAAGTAACATTTATCAATCGATATAACTTCTGTGTTTTCCAAGATACTTCCAATTGAGCTAATTGTTTACAAGAAAATAGTCAATAATGTAGGAAGATTTTTGTAAGGAGGAAAGATATTAATATTCTCTTAGTTATGGGTTTATCATTCTCCCCCACAACAGGTATGTGTTCTAGAGGCtattttaacaaacaaatttaaagaTGATATTTTTAGTTTAGCTCGATAAGAACTGGTTTAGCTGCTGAAATGTTCAACATACAGACTATTGGTCCCATACTGCAGCGCGTCTTATCCCTCTGTCTGAAAGGCTTTGTTTCAGCTATTGGCCCACCTGCCATCTGATTGGTCACCTAGCCCACTCTTTTGTGATTGATCAGCTCCTTGGAGTGTGGGTCAGAAATGTCAAGCTCCTTACCCAGCGACATCCTGATTAGCTGTAAACACAGATGTTGCCACAGTAACAATGGCGTTGGTTCTGCCTTTCTAATTCAAGCCAAACTAGCTGCAGGAGAAGGACTTACTTTCTTACGGAATTTAGCCTTTGTAACTTAGCAGaacttttacacacaaaatagTTACGACACACTAAAGGAATGGTGGAAGGGCATAATATGGGAACTTAAAGTGTGAAGACTTCAAGAGTCTACTTTGACCTAAATTCGAGGGCTTTGGATGAAAGGATTTTAAACACAATGAAAAGCATCTGAGTGGTGATGCATACCCTGCGTGTGCGTTGTATATAGGCTACAGTGACGTACGGTCAGGGGAGGCAGGTGAGGCTCTGCCTCACCTGtcatcatgaaaagaaaaaacaaatgatgataaaattaacatttaaaaaatatatatatattcatatttttctactGATCTGTGCTATAAATGTAATTCATGTACGATTCCAATAATTTAAATCCTTTTTATTATCAAAAATTGCTAAATTTGCATATTTCCTGTTCCCAGGGGGAAGATACGCGAGTTGAGGTAGCGAGCAGTGGTGCCTCACCTAGGATTGCTCAATCCCTCACAAATCAGGGTTGAGCGCATGCGCTCAACCCTCAACCCAGTTTGCATGCCTTTTGCTTTCTCACCATGGGGAGACGAGATACGCGAGTTGAGGCACCGAGTACTGGTGCCTCACCCCAGATTGCGCATCCTCAACCCAGTTTGCATGCCTTTTGCTTTTTGCTGCAGCCAGTACCTCTGCCTCACTGAAGGGGGCGTATGCATGAGCCCACAGGGTTTACAGGATGCTTCCGTTACCTACTTTTACGCAGACttatgtgtgtgtaaagaatGCTGATATGGGATATGAAACACAAGCAGTAGTCAATGTGCAAGCTGCCAAATGAATGGTGAATTGAAGCTACTATATTGGTGTGGTATCTTGATATCAATAATCCACAACTTGTACTTTAGTTGAGCTGGCTTTATTTATCCATTCCGTAAAACAGGTTAACCGGACTGACTTGACAGTACAGCATCTTCTGTTCCGACTATAAACATTGTGACTCTGCACTAACTCACCATACATAGAACAGTGGCGCCCTCTACTGTTAACAGCCGGTACTATATAACAATTAGGTTCATATATTTGTAAATCTGACTCTGAAAAAGTCAGTGCCTCACCAGCCACGAACCTCACCGCACGTCCTTGATAGGCTACTAAATGTGTCCTGCAAGTTTtacattgataaaaaaagattttgaacaTAACAGATCTCTGACTTTGTGATTTACATCATTGCTTCGCTGCAGAGCTGGGTGCAGCGGTCTTTCTGTCCTCAGGTGACAGTACTCAGAATTCACCTTCGCTGTAACAAGGGTTGGGTACTGAAATCTGGTGCCAGTCAGGCACCTAACGGACCGAATCACAACGCAGTTTCCGGTGCCTCATTTTTGTCCCAAAGCTATGTACTGAAACAGTCGCTAACAGGCAACATACACATCACAGTAGCTACTACAACATGAGTCAACAAGACAACACAATGACTGAAGCTATACAGTGTGTTTCACGCAACATGATTCCGACACCAGGATGTAAGAcccttatttattatttgcaaGGGAGCGTTTCTACTTTGCAAGTACACAGACAGTATCCGCGAGCGGCTGAGAGGCACACGCCGCAGTGCGTAAAGTTGGAGGTGGAGTATTTCGCTGTATTAGGTATATAGTGTTAAAATGTTGTACTTGGGTTAGGTTTTATTTGTTATGTAAATTTGTTAAGTTTTATACTTATTTATATTTCCATATTTAAATATACTAATATACTAATGTTCAATTTTAAGTTACAATTTGCCCTAGCATGATTTAATCTGTTCTGATTGTCGACCAGTCGACCATTTAAGCTGTTCTTATCGTCGACcatcattttctgcttttttaaagaaaaatgtattggtTCTGGCACTGTTTACGCAGTGGTACCATTTTAAAAGTATTGATTTAGCACAGGtattaggggaaaaaaacaaatgataccCAACCCGACACATGACGGGAAGACagtttaaatgtgacatatgTCATACATATCGTgcagataaatgtgtgtatctgtggaccctgccagcccacaaacagtgaaaaaaaaacaccctgtcatttttttgtgggctgaaccctacagcctggttcagatttctctacCACTCTAATGTGCACAGTTGGACTCTATTGGGGTAACCCCggctgcaatctgagaatctccacttctctggtgaagggctGTGActtttcctacacattttgaaaaatcagttgaccaatcaaaacagactgggccagctggccaatctGAGCAGACTAGGTTTATCGTGAGCGGTGGGCTAAAAGAAATCACAGCGTTTTTAGAcgctgaaaagaggagctgaaggaatgggcagtatgagaacactgatgccttttctgaacattagagcatgtaaaccttttcaagtggttaCCCAAATTTAAAGTATGaaactgaatatgagcataatatgtcacctttaacaccAGTCCTGCCATTTTTGAACATATTTAGCAGAGGGAATTCCAGATTCAGGTTTCTTGTTTACATGACATTGTAGAAATCAGTTAACTTAAATGCATGTTTACCTGCAGTTTGTACAGGTGAAGAAGACAGTTTGTCCTTCATCTGCAGATCTCATCTGTCTGGTGTGGTAAACCATCCCCTCTTTATTGCAACGAGAGCAGCGCCTGTCAATCTACAAGAAGAAGATGCCCCCATCAacagtgtacatttttttatcatcacacaCAACAAGTGAGCATTAGTCAGTCTGTTCTTACAACAGGTCCCTTCAGGTCAAAGTCCTTGTCCTCCAGAGCCACTGATGACAGCTCCACAGGGTTAAAGATGACTGTAGAGTGGATCTCCAGACCGGAAAAATCTGGACAATTAAAATACGTATTTAAGCATAAACCGTAGTAATCTGTACCGTAATCAATAATGTACAATATGAAGTGGTTTGCATacggacattttttttcc encodes:
- the polr1h gene encoding DNA-directed RNA polymerase I subunit RPA12 isoform X1 yields the protein MSYFGGDPNFCPECGNILPVPGIQDTVRCPRCAFCIPITDFSGLEIHSTVIFNPVELSSVALEDKDFDLKGPVIDRRCSRCNKEGMVYHTRQMRSADEGQTVFFTCTNCSVIPTGKDMKFELSHDPVHQPTPEIEFLRGPRAERLG
- the polr1h gene encoding DNA-directed RNA polymerase I subunit RPA12 isoform X2, yielding MSYFGGDPNFCPECGNILPVPGIQDTVRCPRCAFCIPITDFSGLEIHSTVIFNPVELSSVALEDKDFDLKGPVIDRRCSRCNKEGMVYHTRQMRSADEGQTVFFTCTNCRYQEKEDS